From Penaeus vannamei isolate JL-2024 chromosome 12, ASM4276789v1, whole genome shotgun sequence, the proteins below share one genomic window:
- the LOC138863506 gene encoding uncharacterized protein, with the protein MQVLKDLYEDYTKPHSLGGIQALLDAARTQLGKDNITQSDVKNALSSQRVYTLHRHTRKKFPRRQTMAIGPRKILTCDLADMRNLSRQNDKTNYLLVCVDVFSRYMQVRPLKSKNKTEVASALKSVLNTEDAKGLTHLFTDAGREFVNNTVNGLLREHKMQWYTTHSKEVKASIAERHIRTLKERIYKYLTLKDTLRYIDVLPDIILAYNERAHAGLKGAAPLDVHRHYTRAQCQRLFRQMYARSLNVHIKKDRSHASNQNIKVGDTVRIAARSRTDAFRKGYEIQNTEEIFKIRQIDNRQNIVGYYLEDLSGEKVQGLFYREELVQTSLPSVYPYKILSSRWNRNKKQREYLVRWIGYPDKFNSYITIDDMQPAP; encoded by the coding sequence ATGCAAGTTCTAAAGGACTTGTATGAAGACTATACAAAGCCCCACAGCTTAGGTGGAATACAAGCGCTGTTAGACGCCGCTCGCACGCAATTAGGAAAGGATAATATTACACAATCGGATGTGAAAAATGCTTTGTCATCGCAGCGTGTGTATACTCTTCACAGACATACTCGCAAAAAATTCCCGCGCCGCCAAACAATGGCTATAGGACCTCGCAAAATCTTAACGTGTGATCTGGCAGACATGCGAAACTTATCAAGACAAAACGATAAAACCAACTATTTGctcgtgtgtgtagatgtgtttaGTCGTTATATGCAAGTAAGACCCTTAAAGAGTAAAAACAAGACGGAGGTTGCGAGCGCACTAAAATCGGTGTTAAATACTGAGGATGCTAAAGGTTTAACTCACCTCTTCACCGATGCAGGGCGAGAGTTTGTAAATAATACAGTGAACGGCTTACTGCGCGAACATAAGATGCAGTGGTATACCACGCATTCGAAGGAAGTAAAGGCTAGCATTGCAGAGAGACACATCAGAACCCTCAAggaacgcatatataaatatttaacctTAAAAGATACGCTGAGGTATATCGACGTTCTCCCGGATATTATTTTAGCCTATAATGAGCGCGCTCACGCGGGTTTGAAAGGCGCCGCGCCACTGGACGTGCACCGCCATTACACGCGGGCGCAGTGTCAACGTCTCTTTCGACAAATGTATGCTCGTTCATTGAATGTGCATATAAAAAAGGACCGATCGCATGCTAGCAATCAGAATATAAAGGTTGGGGACACTGTGCGCATCGCAGCGCGCTCTCGTACCGACGCATTTCGCAAGGGATATGAAATACAAAATACGGAGGAGATATTTAAAATTCGACAGATTGACAATCGTCAGAACATAGTCGGGTATTATCTGGAAGATTTAAGCGGCGAAAAAGTCCAAGGTTTGTTTTATCGAGAGGAGCTCGTCCAGACATCACTGCCAAGTGTTTACCCGTACAAGATCCTGTCATCGAGGtggaacagaaataaaaagcagAGAGAATATCTTGTTCGCTGGATTGGATATCCCGACAAATTCAATTCATACATTACGATTGATGACATGCAGCCTGCACCATGA